From a region of the Mucilaginibacter auburnensis genome:
- a CDS encoding tetratricopeptide repeat protein yields MKKLKYCLLPVFIISAPVFAQTNPSSQVYSTYQAAKNLLDEGKYVAAAQQYRLFQNLALKTSNQSKFESELSLLEEDSQYYVALCALELGNDDAESLFLKFIKEHPENTLTKMAFYQIGRSYSKQGKYQEALKWFDRIDASELGGSDNTEYKFRKGYAYFSLNDYKNAQELFNDVKNKRSPFTDDATYYFAYIAYLNKDYHLALVNFEKLKNSKKYESSYPYYITAVYFLDKRYDDVISYAVPILNRTRQQNETEMLRIVGASYFAKGDYDNAVNYYTKYQDKDLGKTQNTQDSYQIGYAYFKVGNFAKAATELEKLVGNNDVYAQNGSYTLGQVFLKMNNKESARNAFLAASKLNFDKQLQEDALYEYAKLSYELDFYTQALEATRAYLKNYPNSARTTEVKVLLGEALLNSRNYKEAVEILEPIPNKSESAKIAYQKVTYYRGLEFYNERAFENAIGIFLRSLQNPVDANIKALTTYWMAESMYEVRKYGESVENFEKFLLMPEAANTNVANYANYALAYAAFYDEKYAKAAQFFERFLRGEEKDQNSINDAVTRIGDSYFVLKSYGKALEYYNRIIAQGSKGQDYALFQRGMIQGLQGNPDGKIATLKEVLNKYPNSDYADDADFEIAYTYFVKNDGATAKSALQTMIQKYPRSSYIPRAITTIGLIDYNGGNDMAAVESFKQVVKDYPSADEAKQALKQIEKIYTDNGDAQTFINYAVTTPIGNYTAAEQENIMKDAANNLYARGDWQGAVNAVNAYFDKFNNKPIYEKQARFIRAQSLVNLTRYDEAVMDYNVILNDWTSAYTEQSLISMAKLYMAQKKWNDAVAFLKKLEITSEYKADYTFAVNNLMLCYSQMKMPEDAINYVHLVRENEKTSQEDKFKTGLYAGLAYLQLADTTSAVKEFTYTADNTKTIAAAEARYNIANVQYLKRQYKTSQKTCFDLVKDLPNYDYWVAKTYILLADNYVGLKDTFQAKETLKSIIDNYKGDDDILTTARQKLERLSPQKSTGTSAPTDSTRKQ; encoded by the coding sequence ATGAAGAAATTAAAATACTGCCTGTTACCCGTATTCATAATCTCCGCGCCGGTATTCGCTCAAACCAACCCTTCTTCTCAAGTTTACAGCACTTATCAGGCTGCTAAAAATCTGTTAGATGAGGGTAAGTATGTGGCCGCCGCACAGCAATATCGTTTATTTCAAAACCTGGCTTTAAAAACTTCCAATCAATCAAAATTTGAATCGGAGTTATCATTGCTTGAAGAAGACTCACAATACTACGTGGCACTTTGCGCATTGGAGCTGGGTAATGATGATGCCGAAAGTTTGTTTCTGAAGTTTATTAAAGAGCATCCAGAGAACACGCTTACCAAAATGGCGTTTTACCAGATAGGCCGCTCCTACTCCAAACAAGGCAAGTACCAGGAGGCACTTAAATGGTTTGACAGAATAGACGCAAGCGAGTTGGGCGGTTCAGACAATACCGAGTATAAATTCAGAAAAGGTTATGCTTACTTCTCACTGAATGATTACAAAAACGCGCAGGAACTATTTAATGATGTAAAAAACAAGAGATCGCCATTTACGGATGATGCAACTTATTACTTTGCCTACATAGCGTATCTTAACAAAGACTATCACCTGGCGCTGGTAAATTTTGAAAAGCTAAAAAACTCAAAAAAATACGAGAGCAGCTATCCCTACTACATCACAGCGGTTTACTTTTTAGATAAACGTTACGATGATGTGATCAGTTACGCTGTGCCTATCCTTAACCGCACCCGTCAGCAAAATGAAACAGAGATGCTGCGTATTGTTGGGGCATCTTACTTTGCCAAAGGCGATTATGACAACGCGGTAAATTACTATACCAAATACCAGGACAAAGACCTGGGCAAAACACAAAACACGCAGGATAGCTACCAAATAGGTTACGCCTACTTTAAGGTTGGCAACTTTGCCAAAGCCGCTACCGAACTGGAAAAACTGGTTGGCAATAATGATGTTTACGCCCAAAACGGCAGCTACACATTGGGCCAGGTATTTTTAAAGATGAACAACAAAGAAAGCGCCCGCAATGCGTTTCTTGCTGCATCAAAATTAAATTTCGATAAGCAGTTACAGGAAGACGCGCTTTACGAGTACGCCAAACTATCATATGAGCTTGACTTTTACACCCAGGCGTTAGAAGCTACCCGCGCTTATTTAAAAAACTATCCTAACTCGGCCAGAACCACCGAGGTTAAGGTTTTATTGGGTGAAGCATTACTGAACTCACGTAATTACAAAGAAGCTGTTGAGATACTGGAGCCTATTCCAAATAAATCTGAAAGTGCTAAAATCGCCTATCAAAAAGTTACTTATTACCGTGGATTGGAGTTTTACAATGAACGTGCTTTCGAGAACGCGATAGGTATCTTCCTTCGCTCATTGCAAAACCCGGTTGATGCTAACATTAAAGCGCTTACTACCTACTGGATGGCGGAGTCGATGTATGAAGTGCGCAAGTATGGTGAATCTGTAGAGAACTTTGAAAAGTTTTTACTGATGCCCGAAGCTGCCAATACAAACGTAGCTAACTATGCCAATTATGCGCTGGCTTACGCGGCGTTTTATGATGAAAAATATGCTAAGGCCGCTCAGTTTTTTGAGCGCTTTTTACGCGGTGAAGAAAAAGATCAAAACAGTATAAATGATGCTGTTACCCGTATTGGCGATAGCTATTTTGTATTGAAAAGTTATGGCAAAGCGCTTGAATACTATAACCGTATTATAGCACAAGGCAGCAAGGGACAAGACTATGCCCTATTCCAACGCGGTATGATACAGGGTTTGCAAGGTAATCCGGATGGTAAAATAGCTACGCTGAAAGAGGTATTGAATAAATATCCAAATTCAGATTATGCTGATGATGCCGACTTTGAGATAGCCTACACTTACTTTGTTAAAAACGATGGCGCTACTGCTAAATCGGCTCTGCAAACCATGATACAGAAGTACCCGCGCAGCAGCTACATTCCGCGCGCTATTACTACTATTGGCTTGATCGACTATAACGGTGGTAATGATATGGCGGCTGTCGAATCATTTAAACAGGTAGTTAAAGATTATCCATCTGCTGACGAAGCTAAGCAGGCCCTTAAGCAGATTGAAAAGATCTATACGGATAATGGCGATGCACAAACCTTTATCAACTACGCGGTGACCACGCCAATTGGCAATTACACGGCTGCCGAGCAGGAAAACATTATGAAAGATGCTGCCAACAACCTCTACGCAAGGGGCGATTGGCAAGGAGCGGTAAACGCGGTGAACGCTTACTTTGATAAGTTCAATAACAAGCCGATATACGAAAAACAAGCCCGCTTTATCCGTGCGCAAAGCTTGGTTAACCTTACCCGTTACGACGAAGCGGTAATGGACTATAACGTGATATTGAACGACTGGACAAGCGCTTACACCGAGCAGTCGCTTATTAGCATGGCTAAATTGTATATGGCACAGAAAAAATGGAATGACGCGGTTGCCTTCCTTAAAAAGCTGGAGATCACATCAGAGTATAAAGCCGATTACACTTTCGCTGTAAATAACCTCATGCTTTGCTATTCGCAAATGAAAATGCCGGAGGACGCTATCAATTACGTTCACCTTGTTCGCGAGAATGAAAAAACATCGCAGGAAGATAAGTTCAAAACTGGTTTATATGCTGGCTTAGCTTATTTACAACTGGCAGATACCACATCGGCGGTAAAAGAATTTACCTACACGGCCGATAATACCAAAACTATTGCCGCGGCCGAGGCCCGTTACAATATAGCCAATGTGCAGTATTTAAAACGCCAATACAAAACATCACAAAAAACTTGTTTTGATCTGGTTAAGGACTTGCCTAACTATGACTACTGGGTTGCCAAAACTTACATTCTGTTAGCCGACAATTATGTTGGCTTGAAGGATACATTCCAGGCGAAAGAAACGCTGAAAAGTATTATTGACAACTATAAAGGGGACGATGATATTCTAACCACTGCGCGCCAGAAACTTGAAAGATTATCGCCGCAAAAGTCAACCGGAACCAGTGCACCAACAGACAGCACACGCAAACAATAA
- a CDS encoding response regulator transcription factor, producing MRRILVVDDDKDILEVIQYVLEDSGYTVETLTNGHTLFDKIRTYKPDLIILDIMLGNMDGRILCSQIKSNVETYTIPIIMISASHALADINSPKGRPDDFISKPFDIDSLVNSVERQIVA from the coding sequence ATGAGACGGATTTTGGTGGTTGATGATGACAAGGACATTCTTGAGGTGATACAATATGTTTTAGAGGATTCCGGTTATACGGTTGAAACCTTAACCAATGGTCATACTTTATTTGATAAAATAAGAACATATAAACCCGACCTCATCATTTTAGACATCATGTTAGGCAACATGGATGGTCGCATTCTATGCAGCCAGATAAAATCTAATGTTGAAACTTATACCATACCCATTATAATGATATCTGCCAGTCATGCCCTTGCAGATATAAATTCCCCAAAAGGCAGGCCCGACGACTTTATATCAAAACCATTCGATATTGATTCTCTTGTGAATAGCGTTGAAAGGCAGATTGTTGCTTGA
- a CDS encoding M16 family metallopeptidase, with amino-acid sequence MKHKILLIAFLFVIAQQLSAQTTNAWKQATAGGYTYKYVPGDPTNSRFYTLKNGLTVILSPTKKQPRVQTYIAVKAGSKTDPANHTGLAHYLEHMLFKGTDVYGSLNWAKEKPLLAKIDALYEQYNNTTDEAKRKEIYKEIDKASGEAAKYAIANEYDKMMAAMGGQNSNAFTSFEQTVYTEDIPANAVDKYLKVQAERFRNPIMRIFHTELEAVYEEKNRTLDDDGRKVNEAMFKLLFPNNNYGKQTTIGTVEHLRNPSLVDIRRYYNDYYVPNNMGVIMSGDFNPDVVIKKIDMAFKYMKPKAIPPYKFDPEQAITSPVKADVYGPNAESVTMAFRFPGANTRDARLLDLMGSILTNGKAGLFDLDLVKKQKLLSATAGSYALKDYGVLLLRGNPVKGQSLDEVRDLMLGEIAKLRNGEFSDDLIQSIVNNEKKRLLQQNQDYSSRADDLMSAFTSGVDWKNVVGLIKELSAVTKPQIVAFANKYLNNQNYVIVYKHQGEDKNIVKVDKPAITPVDVNSAAQSPFLKQVSAMPTVNIKPVWLDYQKDIQRAKAGSLDVLAVKNVDNSLFRLYYRYEMGGWNNKLLPLAAQYLQFLGTGSKTSEDFSKAFYKLASSYSLSAGNEITTVSFNGLQENFGATIKLYEDLLLNCKADEEALASLKARIKRSRENQKINKSAIMQGLMSYAQYGPKNPYNYGLTNEELDAVTSQDLIKVLHELNNYSHIILYYGPKTAAEAGAEVAALHKVPASFTAYPVAAKFTRVDATANQVLFANYDMVQAEIYWIRNDTPFDPAKEASVEVFNNYFGTGGFSSIVLQDLRESKALAYSTFAQYVTPSKKEDRDFFAAYIGAQADKLNEAVKGMNDLLTTLPESNDGVELAKDNVRKSIETERITEDNIIMSYLSAKRLALDYDLRKTTFESIPKMTFADLKAFHDAHLKNKAYTYCIVASEKRVTDDDLKKYGTLVKPDLKQIFGF; translated from the coding sequence ATGAAACATAAAATCCTACTTATTGCATTTTTGTTTGTGATAGCCCAACAGTTGAGCGCACAAACAACCAATGCCTGGAAACAAGCCACAGCCGGTGGTTATACCTACAAGTATGTACCTGGCGACCCCACCAACTCACGTTTTTACACGTTAAAAAACGGCTTAACGGTTATACTTAGCCCCACAAAAAAGCAGCCGCGTGTGCAAACTTACATTGCCGTAAAAGCCGGCAGTAAAACAGACCCGGCAAACCATACGGGTTTAGCGCACTACCTGGAACATATGCTGTTTAAAGGAACAGATGTTTACGGATCATTAAACTGGGCTAAAGAGAAACCTTTGCTTGCAAAAATTGACGCGCTTTATGAGCAGTATAACAATACTACTGATGAAGCTAAACGTAAAGAAATATATAAAGAGATAGACAAAGCATCTGGCGAGGCTGCAAAATATGCCATTGCTAACGAGTATGATAAAATGATGGCTGCCATGGGCGGACAAAACAGCAATGCCTTTACATCATTTGAGCAAACTGTTTATACCGAAGATATTCCTGCAAACGCTGTTGATAAATACCTGAAAGTGCAGGCAGAGCGTTTCCGCAACCCAATTATGCGGATATTTCATACAGAACTGGAAGCTGTTTATGAAGAGAAGAACCGCACGCTTGATGATGATGGCAGAAAAGTGAATGAGGCGATGTTTAAATTGCTGTTCCCTAACAACAATTATGGCAAGCAAACCACTATTGGTACTGTTGAGCACTTAAGAAACCCATCCTTAGTGGATATACGCCGTTACTACAATGATTACTATGTTCCCAATAACATGGGTGTGATCATGTCGGGAGATTTTAATCCGGACGTAGTGATCAAGAAAATTGATATGGCTTTCAAATACATGAAACCAAAAGCCATCCCTCCTTACAAGTTTGATCCGGAGCAGGCAATAACCAGTCCGGTTAAAGCCGATGTTTATGGCCCCAATGCAGAGAGCGTAACCATGGCTTTCCGTTTCCCGGGAGCCAATACCCGCGATGCACGCCTACTTGATTTGATGGGTTCAATTTTAACCAACGGTAAAGCAGGCTTATTTGACCTTGATCTGGTTAAAAAACAAAAATTATTAAGCGCTACCGCCGGTAGCTATGCACTAAAAGATTACGGTGTATTATTGTTGCGCGGTAATCCCGTTAAAGGTCAATCATTAGATGAAGTGCGTGACCTGATGCTGGGCGAGATAGCAAAACTAAGGAACGGAGAGTTTTCTGATGATCTGATCCAGTCTATCGTTAATAATGAAAAGAAACGCCTGCTGCAGCAAAATCAGGATTACTCATCACGTGCAGATGACCTGATGAGCGCATTTACATCAGGCGTTGACTGGAAAAATGTTGTTGGCCTTATCAAAGAGCTATCAGCCGTTACCAAACCGCAAATAGTGGCGTTTGCCAATAAATATTTAAATAACCAAAACTACGTTATTGTTTACAAGCACCAGGGCGAAGACAAAAACATAGTTAAAGTTGATAAACCGGCCATTACTCCTGTTGATGTAAATTCGGCCGCACAGTCGCCGTTTTTAAAACAGGTATCGGCTATGCCAACGGTTAACATCAAACCCGTGTGGTTAGATTATCAAAAAGATATACAGCGCGCCAAAGCAGGCAGCTTAGATGTTTTAGCAGTTAAAAACGTTGACAACAGTTTGTTCCGTTTATACTACCGTTACGAGATGGGCGGCTGGAACAACAAACTATTACCGTTAGCAGCTCAGTATTTGCAGTTTTTAGGAACCGGTAGCAAAACTTCTGAAGATTTTAGCAAAGCTTTTTATAAACTGGCATCGTCATACAGCTTGAGCGCCGGTAACGAAATTACTACTGTTAGTTTTAACGGATTGCAGGAAAATTTTGGAGCCACCATTAAGCTTTACGAAGACCTTTTATTAAATTGTAAAGCAGACGAAGAAGCGCTGGCCAGCCTTAAGGCAAGAATAAAACGCTCACGCGAAAATCAAAAAATAAACAAATCGGCCATTATGCAGGGTTTGATGAGTTACGCGCAATACGGACCTAAAAATCCTTACAACTACGGCTTAACAAACGAGGAGCTGGATGCTGTAACGTCTCAAGACCTGATCAAGGTATTGCATGAGTTAAATAACTACAGCCACATAATTTTATATTATGGCCCTAAAACTGCAGCAGAAGCGGGTGCAGAAGTTGCTGCGTTACACAAAGTTCCTGCATCATTTACAGCTTATCCGGTTGCTGCCAAATTTACCCGTGTAGATGCTACTGCAAACCAGGTACTTTTTGCCAATTACGATATGGTACAGGCTGAGATATATTGGATACGTAATGACACCCCTTTTGATCCGGCTAAAGAAGCAAGCGTTGAAGTGTTTAACAATTACTTTGGTACCGGCGGCTTCAGTTCAATAGTGTTGCAGGATCTGCGTGAGTCAAAAGCGCTGGCTTATTCTACCTTCGCGCAATATGTAACGCCAAGCAAAAAAGAAGACAGAGACTTTTTTGCTGCTTATATTGGTGCACAAGCCGATAAATTAAACGAAGCCGTAAAAGGCATGAATGACTTGCTTACCACCTTGCCCGAATCAAATGACGGCGTAGAACTGGCAAAAGACAATGTTCGTAAATCAATAGAGACAGAACGCATTACAGAAGACAACATAATTATGAGTTATTTGAGTGCAAAGCGCCTGGCTTTAGATTACGATCTGCGCAAAACTACATTTGAAAGCATACCAAAAATGACGTTTGCAGATCTGAAAGCCTTTCATGATGCACACTTAAAAAACAAGGCTTACACCTACTGTATAGTGGCATCAGAAAAAAGAGTGACCGACGATGATTTAAAAAAGTACGGCACCTTGGTAAAACCTGATCTGAAACAAATATTTGGTTTTTAA
- a CDS encoding RNA recognition motif domain-containing protein, producing MKIFVARLPYQFQEAQIADLFAPYGEVKSVNLIMDRETGRSKCFAFVEMPDNAEAANAIAELNERQVMDKNIAVSEAREKERPAGGGGFGGGNRNFGGGGGGYRDRNSGGGGDRRGGGGGGYNRDRNSGGGGGDRRGGNSGYRGRSSEDSDY from the coding sequence ATGAAAATTTTTGTAGCCAGGCTGCCCTATCAATTTCAGGAAGCCCAAATTGCAGACCTGTTTGCCCCTTACGGAGAGGTAAAATCTGTTAACTTAATTATGGATCGCGAGACAGGCAGAAGCAAATGCTTTGCGTTTGTTGAAATGCCCGACAATGCAGAGGCCGCTAATGCCATTGCCGAACTTAACGAAAGACAAGTTATGGACAAAAACATTGCGGTTAGTGAAGCACGCGAAAAAGAACGCCCTGCAGGTGGCGGCGGCTTTGGCGGCGGCAACAGAAACTTTGGCGGCGGCGGTGGCGGCTATCGCGATAGAAATAGCGGCGGTGGCGGCGACAGACGCGGCGGCGGTGGCGGTGGCTACAACAGAGACAGAAACAGCGGAGGTGGCGGTGGCGACAGACGCGGCGGAAACAGCGGTTACCGTGGTCGTAGCAGCGAAGATTCAGATTATTAA
- a CDS encoding response regulator encodes MSKRILILDDNEDILDIVHETLSYERFDVKSTSESTDVIPMVEEFDPNLVILDYRVSGTNGGELCRQIKSHPNFKHVPVIIFSAYVNHADELFAYGCDAIINKPFDLTELVEKVNHLIK; translated from the coding sequence ATGTCAAAACGCATTCTTATTCTTGACGACAACGAAGACATTCTGGATATTGTTCATGAAACATTATCATATGAACGATTTGATGTAAAAAGTACGTCCGAAAGTACAGACGTTATACCCATGGTTGAGGAGTTTGATCCTAACCTGGTTATATTAGATTACCGCGTTTCGGGCACCAACGGCGGCGAACTTTGCCGACAGATCAAATCGCACCCCAACTTTAAGCACGTACCCGTAATTATTTTCTCTGCCTACGTAAATCACGCCGACGAATTATTTGCTTACGGATGTGATGCCATTATTAATAAACCCTTTGATTTGACCGAATTGGTTGAGAAAGTAAACCACCTGATAAAATAA
- a CDS encoding PAS domain-containing sensor histidine kinase, translating into MQQLPPTSAGFNEKLFLHTFQLAGTSVIINACKLYTIVAASNSFAKTFGFEPTDLEGKYFFDIFLDNNNGAITILKSNFNMVVAEKSRSQVAAYPVNSLMGASTVSYWSATNVPLLDENGEVAYIIHTPVNITDQINLKHEQAARMLNLQIQQERMNELFMKAPVGVTFLNSNNFIIEYANSAICEMWNRYLSEDVVGKPVFDVVLEAAELRIILEKVVRTGNHFTATDAPVLLGRNGEIKTCYFDLIFEPLRDGENVVSGIICIAVDVTEKVEARLKLEDAEQRLRLATEATGLGTWDLDLRTERIIYSPWIAEIFGFSVEQELTHRQMFDCIHPDDIAMVRKAFETAIQSGRYFYEARIVWSDGTIRWIRTIGKVIYNNRHEPVRMLGTINDVTAQRSIINELKASEENLRLATEAAELGTFDLDLIKGTMDWDKRCRELFGIYTPRPVNYQHDFLTGLHPDDRERVAAVIANCMNKSVNNGDYDVEYRTIGVEDEKLRWIRAKGKVFFDEGDRPVRFMGAVIDITENKLDEIRKNDFIAMASHELKTPLTSLKAYIQLLLMKARKTDNEFLISSLKKSENQVNKMTSLIYGFLDLSKIEAGKLKLNLSEFDMNTVIEEVIAESEPIAPGYTIQFERTTVLNIKADAEKISQVLVNFISNAVKYSPKHSTIKVVAMQKDGFVKVAVHDEGIGIDSESQRHIFERFYRVDHPETKGFSGFGIGLYLSAEIIKLHKGVIGVESKENEGSAFYFELPVNF; encoded by the coding sequence GTGCAACAATTACCTCCAACATCTGCCGGCTTTAACGAAAAATTGTTTTTACATACTTTTCAACTTGCGGGTACTTCTGTCATAATAAACGCCTGCAAGTTATACACCATTGTTGCTGCCAGTAATTCTTTCGCAAAAACATTCGGCTTTGAACCTACCGATTTAGAAGGGAAATATTTTTTTGATATTTTTTTAGATAATAATAACGGAGCAATAACCATATTAAAAAGTAATTTTAATATGGTTGTTGCAGAAAAAAGCAGATCGCAGGTAGCTGCTTATCCCGTTAATTCACTAATGGGAGCTTCAACTGTCAGCTATTGGTCGGCCACTAATGTACCTTTGCTTGATGAAAACGGAGAGGTGGCTTATATTATACATACTCCCGTAAATATAACAGACCAGATCAACCTGAAACATGAGCAGGCTGCCCGCATGCTTAATTTGCAGATACAGCAGGAACGCATGAACGAGTTGTTTATGAAAGCCCCTGTTGGTGTAACCTTTTTAAATAGCAACAACTTTATTATTGAATACGCCAACAGCGCTATTTGCGAAATGTGGAACCGGTATTTGTCCGAGGATGTAGTTGGCAAACCGGTTTTTGATGTAGTACTTGAAGCTGCTGAATTGCGTATTATTTTAGAAAAAGTTGTTAGAACGGGCAACCATTTTACTGCTACAGATGCGCCTGTTTTGTTGGGCAGGAATGGCGAGATAAAAACCTGTTACTTTGACCTGATATTTGAACCGCTGCGCGATGGAGAAAATGTTGTATCAGGCATTATTTGCATTGCTGTTGATGTAACCGAAAAGGTGGAAGCCAGATTGAAACTGGAGGATGCCGAACAGCGCCTGCGTTTGGCAACCGAAGCAACAGGGCTTGGCACGTGGGACCTTGATCTGCGAACCGAACGTATAATCTATTCGCCTTGGATAGCTGAGATATTTGGTTTTTCAGTCGAACAAGAGTTGACCCACCGCCAGATGTTTGACTGTATTCATCCTGATGATATTGCAATGGTGCGTAAAGCTTTTGAAACAGCCATACAGTCGGGACGTTACTTTTATGAGGCGCGCATAGTTTGGAGCGATGGTACAATAAGATGGATACGCACCATAGGTAAGGTTATTTATAATAACAGGCATGAACCTGTAAGAATGCTGGGTACTATTAATGATGTTACCGCTCAACGCAGCATTATTAATGAGTTAAAGGCCAGCGAAGAGAACCTGCGACTGGCCACCGAAGCCGCAGAGTTAGGTACGTTTGATCTGGACCTGATTAAGGGTACAATGGATTGGGACAAACGTTGCCGCGAATTATTTGGTATTTACACCCCAAGGCCGGTTAACTACCAGCATGATTTTTTAACCGGACTGCACCCTGACGACCGTGAACGCGTAGCTGCAGTTATTGCCAACTGCATGAACAAAAGCGTCAACAACGGCGATTATGATGTGGAGTACCGAACAATTGGTGTGGAAGATGAAAAATTACGCTGGATACGCGCCAAGGGTAAGGTATTTTTTGACGAGGGAGACAGGCCGGTAAGGTTTATGGGGGCGGTGATTGACATTACCGAGAACAAACTGGATGAGATACGTAAAAATGATTTCATTGCCATGGCCAGTCATGAATTGAAAACACCGCTCACGTCCCTCAAAGCTTACATACAGCTACTGCTGATGAAGGCGCGTAAAACCGATAATGAATTTTTAATATCATCGTTGAAAAAGTCGGAGAACCAGGTTAACAAAATGACCTCGCTTATTTATGGTTTTCTTGATCTGTCAAAAATAGAGGCCGGAAAGCTGAAGCTTAACTTGTCTGAGTTTGATATGAACACAGTTATTGAAGAAGTGATAGCCGAAAGCGAGCCAATTGCCCCGGGATACACTATTCAATTTGAGCGCACAACTGTTCTAAATATAAAGGCTGATGCCGAGAAGATAAGCCAGGTATTGGTCAACTTCATCAGTAACGCCGTTAAATACTCGCCTAAACACAGTACCATAAAAGTGGTGGCCATGCAAAAAGACGGATTTGTTAAAGTAGCCGTTCACGATGAAGGAATAGGCATTGATTCAGAAAGTCAACGCCATATTTTTGAACGTTTTTATCGTGTAGATCATCCCGAGACCAAGGGTTTTTCGGGCTTTGGTATAGGGCTTTACCTGTCTGCCGAGATCATAAAACTACATAAAGGTGTAATAGGAGTGGAGAGTAAGGAAAACGAAGGTTCTGCTTTTTATTTTGAATTGCCTGTTAATTTCTAA
- a CDS encoding BamA/TamA family outer membrane protein: MLKHILIFIFCAAPVTLYAQISSDHPKNKNVIDTANKTDLIDIGRDVFKIQSQRTPDTAGKRIYFSILPVSSADAGPNRMLLTSTTAGFYLGSPRTTYLSNVNFTPYLNFSGRYGLPIRSNIWLKNNMFNIQGDTRYMVYPQYTWGLGAGQPDDQKFLVDYKYLRVYQSIVKRVTSYLYLGIGINLDYYFNIDSDGGAKMSFRQFTNYNYGTTANGSSFSLGPTFNVLYDSRNNSLNPLPGWYGNFIYRLNYQALGSTDNWRSLYIDVRKYEKLSDGPKKNMVAFWAYYWTTLTQRTPYLNLPAIGMEPGQRSGRGILQNRYRGESLVYLEVEYRRDITRNGLLGFVVFANASSASEVNSRKFKYINPAAGAGMRIKFNKASDTNIGLDYGISRGQRMFMLSVGEAF, from the coding sequence ATGCTTAAACATATACTGATTTTTATTTTTTGTGCCGCTCCTGTAACACTCTACGCCCAAATTAGTAGTGATCACCCTAAAAACAAAAATGTTATTGATACAGCCAATAAAACAGACTTGATTGATATTGGACGGGATGTATTTAAGATTCAAAGCCAACGTACACCTGATACCGCAGGTAAACGTATCTACTTTTCCATTTTACCGGTTTCATCAGCAGATGCCGGCCCAAACAGGATGCTGCTAACCTCAACTACCGCGGGCTTTTATTTGGGCAGCCCGCGAACTACTTACCTGTCTAACGTCAACTTTACACCATATCTTAACTTTAGCGGCCGTTATGGATTGCCTATACGTTCTAATATCTGGCTAAAAAATAACATGTTCAATATTCAGGGAGATACGCGCTATATGGTTTATCCGCAGTATACGTGGGGGCTTGGTGCCGGGCAACCCGATGACCAAAAATTTTTGGTTGACTATAAGTACTTGCGCGTTTATCAAAGCATTGTTAAACGTGTTACCTCCTACTTGTATCTGGGTATTGGTATAAATCTGGACTATTATTTTAACATAGACAGCGATGGCGGCGCAAAAATGAGTTTTCGGCAATTTACCAATTATAACTACGGAACCACTGCAAATGGGAGCTCATTTTCTTTGGGCCCAACGTTCAATGTACTATATGATAGTCGAAACAACTCGCTTAACCCATTGCCGGGATGGTATGGCAATTTTATTTATCGCCTCAACTACCAGGCGCTGGGGAGTACAGACAACTGGCGTTCCTTATATATTGATGTAAGGAAATATGAGAAACTAAGCGACGGCCCGAAAAAAAACATGGTAGCTTTCTGGGCTTATTACTGGACCACCCTAACGCAACGCACGCCCTATCTTAACTTACCCGCCATTGGTATGGAACCCGGGCAACGGTCTGGTCGGGGTATATTGCAAAACCGCTATCGTGGTGAGAGCCTGGTTTATTTAGAAGTGGAATACCGCCGGGATATTACCCGTAATGGATTATTAGGGTTTGTGGTATTTGCAAACGCCAGCTCTGCCAGCGAGGTAAACTCGCGAAAATTTAAATACATTAACCCGGCCGCAGGTGCAGGCATGCGCATAAAGTTCAACAAAGCATCTGATACCAATATTGGCCTGGACTATGGCATAAGCAGGGGTCAGCGCATGTTTATGCTGAGTGTTGGGGAGGCTTTTTAG